One Streptomyces sp. R28 DNA window includes the following coding sequences:
- a CDS encoding cytochrome P450 produces MDVSTSLPRMPGALPVLGHAVQFMRDPAAFLCAASGHGPVVEVLLGPQRTALVCDPELTRQVLVHDKVFDKGGVLYDRLREVTGNGLLSCPFGDHRRQRRLLQPAFHKSTIPLLADVVAEHVRDVVESWRDGQSIDVPAQMRTISARAIVATMFDGSLPGRLTELALADMTTITAGIYRQALMPRALRGLPLFGNHRYAQARQRLRWTLGEVIARRRVAGDGEVSLLSLLLAEDAANGGGPAGERSLSDSEVSDQVLTFFTAGMETTGNLLVWAMHLLARHQDVQRRLWQEVSEVTGGGPTAFEHLVSLKFTRAMMRETLRLYPLAWLLTRTATTDVRLGEHDVLAGTTVAFSPYLVQRLDAVHPRPDQFNPDRWADDRAPQVPLGGFIPFGLGARKCIGEGLAMAEVTLVLAAVVARWHVEPETDRPVRFAKDIVIRPHELRLRVTRRSPGMP; encoded by the coding sequence TTGGACGTTTCGACCTCGTTGCCACGCATGCCGGGGGCGTTGCCCGTGTTGGGACATGCGGTGCAGTTTATGCGTGATCCCGCCGCGTTCCTTTGTGCCGCGTCCGGCCACGGGCCCGTGGTCGAGGTGCTGTTGGGGCCACAGCGGACGGCCCTGGTGTGCGATCCAGAATTGACTCGGCAAGTGCTGGTCCATGACAAGGTATTCGACAAGGGCGGCGTGCTGTACGACCGGTTGCGAGAAGTGACCGGTAACGGCCTGCTGAGCTGTCCCTTTGGCGATCACCGACGGCAGCGCCGGCTGCTTCAACCGGCTTTCCATAAGAGCACGATCCCGTTGTTGGCCGATGTCGTCGCGGAGCACGTGCGGGACGTGGTGGAGTCATGGCGCGACGGCCAGAGCATCGACGTCCCGGCCCAGATGCGGACGATCTCGGCACGGGCCATCGTGGCCACGATGTTCGACGGCTCCCTTCCCGGCCGCCTCACGGAGCTCGCGCTCGCGGACATGACGACCATCACGGCGGGCATCTACCGACAGGCGCTCATGCCACGGGCCTTGCGCGGCCTTCCTCTCTTCGGCAACCACCGCTACGCGCAGGCGCGACAGCGGTTGCGCTGGACCCTGGGCGAGGTTATCGCTCGGCGCAGGGTCGCAGGAGATGGTGAGGTCAGCCTGCTGTCCTTGCTCCTGGCGGAAGACGCTGCGAACGGAGGCGGTCCAGCGGGGGAGCGGAGCCTGTCCGATTCGGAAGTGAGTGACCAGGTGCTCACCTTCTTCACCGCCGGGATGGAGACGACCGGGAATCTGCTGGTGTGGGCGATGCATCTGCTGGCCCGTCACCAGGACGTGCAGAGGCGATTGTGGCAGGAGGTGAGCGAGGTCACCGGCGGCGGTCCGACGGCCTTCGAGCATCTGGTGTCGCTGAAATTCACGAGGGCCATGATGCGTGAGACGCTGCGTCTGTATCCGCTGGCGTGGCTGTTGACCCGGACGGCAACTACTGACGTGCGGCTCGGTGAGCACGATGTCCTGGCCGGGACGACGGTGGCGTTCAGCCCGTACCTTGTACAGCGGCTCGACGCTGTTCATCCCCGTCCGGACCAGTTCAACCCCGATCGTTGGGCCGATGACCGCGCCCCGCAGGTGCCGCTGGGCGGGTTCATTCCCTTCGGGCTGGGCGCGCGCAAGTGCATTGGCGAGGGCCTCGCCATGGCAGAGGTGACTCTTGTGCTGGCTGCGGTGGTGGCCCGCTGGCATGTCGAGCCTGAGACCGACAGGCCCGTGCGATTCGCGAAGGACATCGTGATCCGGCCGCACGAACTGCGGCTGCGTGTCACACGTCGTAGCCCTGGCATGCCTTGA
- a CDS encoding DUF317 domain-containing protein, which produces MPDTEEIDGDVYVSPPRHLASTTGTGDPALAPLLDLGWDLRYDEDSNVYLSAPDRRIRLGYLPEGEDDGLWRINAYKDSFGPPAWGVCFNDRVPTEFVQAFTTVLATAYEQGPDAYLARPVSGDDEHDPFLAVVPLLKQGWEIDRPRWGVYAVQAPDGLAGMEFTTGDLDPEAELTTRDARWQLWAGTSIDRPVWYATASTDTPVALLTAVTQSVADPAPLPRWRENTFSYIKGMAQLTPILPPEPTAPTPLDVQRAAASRRPAALPAASVPRWSTTSRPALPGPRR; this is translated from the coding sequence GTGCCCGACACCGAAGAGATCGACGGCGACGTCTACGTCTCCCCCCCCCGCCATCTCGCCTCCACCACCGGGACCGGCGATCCCGCCCTCGCCCCTCTCCTCGACCTCGGCTGGGACCTCCGGTACGACGAGGACTCCAACGTGTACCTGAGCGCTCCCGACCGGCGCATTCGCCTGGGATACCTGCCCGAGGGTGAGGACGACGGGCTCTGGCGTATCAACGCCTACAAGGACTCGTTCGGCCCGCCGGCATGGGGCGTCTGTTTCAACGACCGCGTCCCCACCGAGTTCGTCCAGGCGTTCACCACCGTCCTCGCCACGGCGTACGAGCAGGGGCCGGACGCCTACCTCGCCCGGCCGGTCTCCGGGGACGACGAGCACGATCCTTTCCTCGCCGTCGTGCCGCTCCTGAAACAGGGCTGGGAGATCGACCGCCCGCGCTGGGGCGTCTACGCCGTCCAGGCCCCGGACGGACTCGCCGGCATGGAGTTCACCACCGGAGACCTCGATCCGGAAGCCGAACTGACGACGCGGGACGCCCGATGGCAGCTGTGGGCGGGCACGTCCATCGACCGGCCCGTCTGGTACGCGACCGCCAGCACTGACACTCCCGTCGCCCTGCTCACCGCCGTCACCCAGAGCGTTGCCGACCCGGCCCCACTGCCCCGGTGGCGCGAGAACACCTTCAGCTACATCAAGGGCATGGCCCAGCTCACCCCGATCCTCCCGCCCGAACCGACGGCACCGACACCGCTCGACGTGCAGCGGGCCGCCGCCTCCCGCCGCCCGGCAGCGCTGCCCGCGGCCAGCGTCCCGCGCTGGAGCACCACCAGCCGGCCGGCCCTGCCCGGCCCACGCCGCTGA
- a CDS encoding transposase → MGGVTSADDPKWIEPFSGLTEVQFARLVALVRRRGGDVQRGRPWRLPLEDRVLLVATYWRTNLTLRQVAPLFGVSKSAADRILDHLVPLLALSPARRPRKDTVYIVDGTLVPTRDRSIAASSKNYRYSTNLQVVFDANSRLVVAIGLPLPGSRNDCRAFTESGVDRACRGAPTIADGGYQGTGLLIPHRKRRGQTHLSPRQEAENAVHRRARARVEHALSRLKNWKILRDCRLKGNGVHQAMLGIARLHNLALTG, encoded by the coding sequence ATGGGTGGGGTGACCTCAGCGGATGATCCGAAGTGGATCGAGCCGTTCTCCGGGCTGACCGAGGTGCAGTTCGCCAGGCTGGTGGCGTTGGTACGGCGTCGCGGTGGTGACGTTCAGCGCGGCCGTCCCTGGCGGCTGCCGCTGGAGGACCGGGTGTTGCTGGTGGCCACGTACTGGCGCACGAACCTCACGTTGCGGCAGGTGGCGCCGCTGTTCGGGGTCTCGAAGTCCGCGGCCGACCGCATCCTCGATCACCTCGTACCGCTGCTGGCCCTCTCGCCGGCCCGCCGGCCGCGCAAGGACACCGTCTACATCGTCGACGGCACCCTGGTGCCCACCCGGGACCGGAGCATCGCCGCCTCCAGCAAGAACTATCGCTACTCGACCAACCTGCAGGTCGTGTTCGACGCCAACAGCCGCCTGGTCGTGGCGATCGGCCTCCCGCTGCCCGGCAGCCGCAACGACTGCCGAGCCTTCACCGAGTCCGGTGTCGACCGGGCCTGCCGCGGAGCCCCGACCATCGCCGACGGCGGCTACCAGGGCACCGGTCTGCTCATCCCGCACCGCAAACGACGCGGTCAGACGCACCTCAGCCCACGGCAGGAAGCGGAGAATGCCGTCCACCGACGGGCGCGAGCGCGGGTGGAACACGCCCTGTCCCGGCTGAAGAACTGGAAGATCCTGCGGGACTGCCGGCTCAAGGGCAACGGCGTTCACCAGGCCATGCTCGGCATCGCCCGGCTCCACAACCTGGCCCTCACCGGATAA
- a CDS encoding amino acid adenylation domain-containing protein codes for MDDLVLPPTRIPSPSGGWNRSAHQVGTLPPLVLTALLNRQTRLTPDAPAVRDEDEALSYAQLERESLQLAQRLRAAGVSLGDRVACTLPRGVRAVVAQVAALRMGAVHMPVDPALPDALLAGMLRDMDARWLVSLSDHCSAIGFGGVRLDIDLPQVREELAAQPIDGFADPDPADPAYVVHTSGTSGRPKAVTVGHGAISHAMRAYARRYPVPVTTMALVSPMTVDACLAGIWWTLLSGGTVLALPADPGRAVARLAEVLERGEASHTVLTPSLYRQVLADVRSGPPTLHQIMVAGEACPPDLVAEHYRVLPHVELVNGYGPTEAAVWCATGVLRPGAPVTVGTAIDGVDLFVLSPDGRAVDEGKVGEIGIAGPTLADGYAGDAASTQERFAPCAAAAGRRVYRTGDRGRFRPDGSLEVLGRLDRQTKIRGLRVEPDGVAAVLRTHPRVRDAVVAAHDGRLCAYLVPAQDRDRAAASLRRSWRTLIDGLDHEREHTGWTSSYTAQDLPEADMTEWVDQCVRLARSSRPNSLLDLGCGTGLVLTHLARDCSRVVGIDVSSATLDALAMTLEQLGLDHVELRQGDAADTAGAAGFDLVLCNSVTPYFTDADHLARVLRAALDAAHPTGRVIFGDVKDLGLKDMLHAAVVVAGADDHTPLSALREQWRRRVALDPQLHIAPSWFLQAAPGQQVEIRPRRGARRNEMNDFRYDAVLSPPATEPPLAMDWVPWPGTLPAVAALLAPGRPVGVRAVPDARTAGAFLLRAHLAADGGDHTAGTLRGLAARAEEAAVHPEQLHALADEAGWTLRLSRASAHPDGAFDAAFLPPGTPDAAERPLAWPSPARSADDRAELTSDPLRVRLAALAEEDLLPEVRAHAHTRLAAHEQPVDYMVLTELPLTAAGKTDFTALPLPRGVRPVLPTPYMAPATGAERTAAEVFAEVLGLDRVGAHDDFVQLGGDSLLAVRTAALLGERLGVHLPPRCVFDAPTPSGMAGVVGDLLSTPPQNTDPTPDATTGREPTRESGLAEGGQLPLNTTQMLMWAIDLQFQRGLVAGADFTLELHYRIVGPLDTAALSEAVDAVVNRHPALRAALRLKGLPADCHQTVGPSRTDLLHVEPATGPDPQRVLHRLHQAEPLSLHEGRVFAAELLVLAADRHLLCLRVHHMVADAQSVALIEREIAQHYRDTVTTPQKASPRGHDILAPALLAPTPSTAPQAEDIHFWSERASGMRPVRLIPPTALPTPGTTPGTTRAHSLLVPTAAAQRFQHLARAHHCTPAQALYALTCTLIALDTEDPDVRLLGVSADRPGPLAYTVSPHTEAVLLRHTVNQQWDVADAITAAGATLRQALAHNSAPLPHLCALIPDLQDAFSRSQSVFFQMLPPADALRLEGCTAVRTDQLCDDFPGGVTQAPIDLMILAREEGSRLRLAALHDPACAPNDYVQRLLERLLTLVDAAPQDDTARLCALVGPDPWLSALWRTHASRPAH; via the coding sequence ATGGACGATCTCGTCCTGCCCCCGACTCGTATTCCTTCCCCCTCTGGCGGCTGGAACAGGTCGGCGCACCAAGTCGGGACACTGCCTCCGCTTGTGCTCACCGCACTGCTGAACCGGCAGACACGACTTACTCCGGACGCGCCGGCCGTGCGGGACGAAGACGAGGCGCTCTCCTACGCGCAGCTGGAGCGGGAGTCGCTCCAACTCGCCCAACGGCTGCGCGCCGCTGGTGTGAGCCTGGGGGACCGCGTCGCGTGCACGCTGCCGCGCGGGGTACGCGCGGTGGTGGCCCAGGTGGCCGCCTTGCGTATGGGGGCGGTCCACATGCCAGTGGATCCCGCCCTTCCGGACGCGCTACTGGCCGGCATGCTGCGCGACATGGACGCGCGATGGCTGGTGTCCTTGAGTGACCACTGCTCCGCGATCGGTTTCGGCGGGGTACGTCTGGACATTGATCTGCCGCAGGTCCGCGAAGAGCTGGCCGCTCAGCCGATCGACGGCTTTGCGGATCCGGACCCGGCGGACCCCGCCTACGTCGTCCACACCTCGGGCACATCGGGGCGGCCCAAGGCCGTGACGGTCGGCCACGGGGCGATCTCCCATGCGATGCGGGCCTACGCACGCCGGTACCCGGTGCCCGTCACCACCATGGCGCTGGTCTCGCCCATGACGGTGGACGCCTGCCTGGCGGGTATCTGGTGGACCTTGCTCTCGGGCGGGACGGTCCTGGCCCTGCCCGCCGATCCGGGCAGGGCGGTGGCGCGGCTGGCCGAGGTCCTCGAACGCGGGGAGGCCAGTCACACCGTGCTGACGCCCTCGCTCTACCGGCAGGTGCTGGCCGACGTGCGGTCAGGTCCCCCCACGCTGCACCAGATCATGGTGGCCGGGGAGGCATGCCCGCCGGATCTGGTGGCCGAGCACTACCGGGTGCTGCCGCACGTGGAGTTGGTCAACGGATACGGCCCCACGGAGGCGGCGGTCTGGTGCGCGACGGGGGTGTTGCGCCCAGGCGCCCCCGTGACCGTCGGCACCGCGATCGACGGGGTCGACCTGTTTGTCCTCTCCCCGGACGGCCGAGCCGTGGACGAGGGGAAGGTGGGGGAGATCGGCATCGCCGGTCCGACGCTGGCCGACGGGTACGCAGGCGATGCGGCGTCGACGCAGGAACGCTTCGCGCCGTGCGCCGCGGCGGCGGGCCGGCGCGTCTACCGCACCGGCGACCGCGGGCGGTTCCGCCCGGACGGCAGCCTGGAGGTGCTGGGCCGCCTGGACCGGCAGACCAAGATCCGCGGGCTGCGGGTGGAACCGGACGGCGTCGCGGCGGTTCTGCGTACCCATCCCCGAGTCCGCGACGCCGTGGTCGCCGCCCACGACGGACGGCTGTGCGCCTACCTGGTGCCCGCACAGGACCGGGACCGTGCCGCCGCGTCATTGCGCCGCTCCTGGCGGACGCTGATCGACGGTCTGGACCACGAACGGGAGCACACCGGCTGGACCAGCAGCTACACCGCACAGGACCTGCCCGAGGCGGACATGACCGAATGGGTCGACCAGTGCGTGCGCCTCGCCCGCAGCAGTCGTCCCAACTCCCTGCTGGACCTCGGCTGCGGCACGGGCCTGGTCCTCACCCACCTGGCCCGCGACTGCTCCCGCGTCGTCGGCATCGACGTCTCCTCCGCCACACTCGACGCCTTGGCCATGACTCTGGAGCAGCTCGGGCTCGACCATGTCGAGCTCCGCCAGGGCGACGCCGCCGACACCGCCGGGGCGGCCGGCTTCGACCTCGTGCTGTGCAATTCGGTGACGCCCTACTTCACCGACGCCGACCACCTCGCCCGAGTGCTGCGCGCGGCCCTGGACGCGGCGCACCCCACCGGTCGCGTGATCTTCGGCGACGTCAAGGACCTCGGCCTCAAGGACATGCTGCACGCGGCCGTGGTGGTCGCCGGGGCCGACGACCACACGCCTCTGTCGGCGCTGCGCGAGCAGTGGCGCAGGCGCGTGGCCCTGGACCCCCAACTGCACATCGCCCCCTCGTGGTTCTTGCAGGCCGCGCCCGGACAGCAGGTGGAAATCCGGCCCCGCCGCGGCGCGCGGCGCAACGAGATGAACGACTTCCGCTACGACGCCGTCCTCTCCCCACCGGCCACCGAGCCGCCGCTGGCCATGGACTGGGTTCCGTGGCCGGGCACACTGCCCGCTGTGGCCGCACTGCTCGCGCCCGGACGGCCGGTCGGAGTGAGGGCCGTGCCCGACGCCCGTACCGCAGGCGCCTTCCTCCTGCGCGCCCATCTGGCAGCGGACGGCGGCGACCACACCGCCGGCACTCTGCGCGGCCTCGCGGCCCGCGCCGAGGAGGCGGCCGTCCACCCCGAGCAACTGCACGCACTGGCAGATGAAGCGGGCTGGACGCTGCGTCTTTCGCGAGCGTCCGCCCATCCCGACGGCGCCTTCGATGCTGCGTTCCTTCCCCCGGGCACCCCGGACGCCGCCGAGCGGCCCCTGGCCTGGCCCTCCCCCGCCCGCTCCGCCGATGACAGAGCGGAGCTGACCAGCGATCCGCTCCGCGTACGACTGGCGGCCCTGGCCGAGGAGGACCTGCTGCCCGAAGTGAGGGCCCACGCACACACGCGATTGGCCGCCCACGAACAGCCCGTGGACTATATGGTCCTGACCGAACTTCCCCTCACCGCAGCGGGCAAGACCGACTTCACGGCCCTGCCGCTGCCCAGGGGCGTTCGGCCCGTACTTCCCACCCCCTACATGGCACCGGCCACCGGGGCGGAGCGCACCGCCGCCGAGGTCTTCGCCGAGGTCCTCGGACTGGACCGGGTCGGTGCCCACGATGACTTCGTCCAGCTGGGGGGTGACTCCCTGCTGGCTGTCCGCACCGCCGCCCTGCTGGGCGAACGACTCGGCGTACACCTACCGCCGCGATGCGTTTTCGACGCCCCGACCCCGTCCGGCATGGCCGGCGTCGTCGGTGACCTCCTGTCCACCCCGCCGCAGAACACCGATCCGACCCCGGACGCGACGACGGGCCGCGAGCCGACGCGGGAGTCGGGGCTGGCGGAGGGCGGGCAACTTCCCCTGAACACAACCCAGATGCTGATGTGGGCCATTGACCTGCAGTTCCAACGAGGACTGGTCGCCGGAGCGGACTTCACTCTGGAACTGCACTACCGCATCGTCGGCCCCCTAGATACAGCAGCCCTGAGCGAGGCTGTCGACGCGGTGGTCAACCGGCATCCCGCCCTGCGGGCCGCACTGCGCCTGAAGGGCCTGCCGGCGGACTGCCACCAAACGGTCGGCCCGTCTCGTACCGACCTCCTGCACGTCGAACCCGCCACCGGACCCGACCCGCAACGCGTTTTGCACCGACTGCACCAGGCCGAACCACTCAGCCTGCACGAGGGGCGCGTTTTCGCCGCAGAGCTCCTCGTCCTGGCTGCCGACCGGCATCTGCTGTGCCTGCGCGTCCACCACATGGTCGCCGACGCCCAGTCCGTGGCGCTGATCGAACGCGAGATCGCCCAGCACTACCGGGACACCGTGACCACGCCGCAGAAAGCATCCCCCCGCGGCCACGACATCCTGGCCCCGGCCCTGCTCGCGCCGACGCCCTCCACCGCTCCTCAGGCCGAAGACATCCATTTCTGGAGCGAGCGAGCGAGCGGCATGCGGCCCGTCCGGCTCATCCCCCCGACTGCCCTGCCCACCCCCGGAACCACGCCCGGCACCACCCGGGCCCATAGCCTGCTGGTGCCCACCGCAGCCGCCCAGCGGTTCCAACATCTGGCCCGTGCCCATCACTGCACTCCGGCCCAGGCTCTCTACGCCCTTACCTGCACGCTGATCGCCCTGGACACCGAAGACCCGGACGTACGCCTGCTCGGCGTCAGCGCGGACCGCCCCGGCCCACTTGCATACACCGTGTCCCCCCACACCGAAGCCGTCCTGCTGCGCCACACCGTCAACCAGCAGTGGGACGTGGCGGACGCGATCACCGCGGCCGGGGCCACCCTGCGCCAGGCGCTGGCACACAACAGCGCACCGCTGCCCCATCTGTGCGCCCTGATCCCCGATCTCCAGGACGCCTTCAGCCGCTCACAGTCCGTCTTCTTCCAGATGCTGCCACCCGCGGACGCACTCCGCCTGGAGGGATGTACGGCCGTGCGCACCGACCAACTCTGTGACGACTTCCCCGGAGGCGTCACCCAGGCCCCGATCGACCTGATGATCCTTGCCCGGGAAGAAGGCTCCCGCCTGCGCCTGGCCGCCCTGCACGACCCCGCCTGCGCCCCCAACGACTACGTGCAGCGCCTGCTCGAACGCTTGCTCACCCTGGTCGACGCAGCGCCCCAGGACGACACCGCCCGCCTGTGCGCACTGGTCGGACCAGACCCCTGGCTGTCCGCCCTGTGGCGCACGCACGCCTCGCGTCCGGCCCACTGA
- a CDS encoding HAD family hydrolase — translation MTRTSASPTGVDAVILDYNGVLGRQPAPAMWTRLADLAEWPHRHIPSFQDAFWTPRNAYDAGELSDLAYWAKVLGHHPGPRWLRTLIAADTAMWTRTDPFVLDALYGARATGLPMVLLSNAPAHLSTVLDATDWRRELIDDALYSARLGLCKPDPAAYEQALAATGVDDPSRVLFVDDREDNCQAAAELGLRTLHYTGQLADLQQQLLPFPVSNSRS, via the coding sequence TTGACCCGCACATCCGCCTCCCCGACCGGCGTGGACGCCGTGATCCTCGACTACAACGGCGTTCTGGGACGACAGCCCGCCCCAGCCATGTGGACCCGCCTCGCCGACCTCGCCGAGTGGCCCCACCGGCACATCCCCTCCTTCCAGGACGCCTTCTGGACTCCGCGAAACGCCTATGACGCAGGGGAGTTGAGCGATCTCGCCTACTGGGCAAAGGTGCTCGGACACCACCCCGGCCCACGCTGGCTGCGCACCCTGATCGCCGCCGACACCGCCATGTGGACCCGCACCGACCCCTTCGTCCTCGACGCCCTGTACGGCGCCCGAGCCACGGGGCTGCCCATGGTGCTGCTCTCCAACGCCCCGGCCCACCTCAGCACCGTCCTGGACGCCACCGACTGGCGACGCGAGCTGATCGACGACGCCCTGTACTCCGCCCGCCTGGGCCTGTGCAAACCCGATCCGGCCGCGTACGAACAAGCCCTGGCCGCCACTGGCGTCGACGACCCGTCACGCGTGCTGTTCGTCGACGACCGAGAAGACAACTGCCAGGCCGCCGCAGAGCTGGGCCTGCGCACCCTGCACTACACCGGCCAACTCGCAGATCTGCAACAGCAGTTGCTGCCCTTCCCGGTCAGCAACTCCCGTTCCTGA
- a CDS encoding MFS transporter: protein MKQTAAPELVRSRRLLTGYFAGMGVVMAVWGARMPAVQHTADLSTAGLALVLLAAALGMVAGLQAGGRLAHPARFPVLLTCGAIALAACLAAVGVCRSLESLLVAALVFGAAHGVLDVAANAAAVRCQDAHARPIMGRLHASYSLGALTGAALAAITAHTSHTLLFAVVAACAAAAAGATTRLTHTVASPALAPVHHGAALDPDEQRRLSRRRLWLLGALAAATLLGEGAAADWASVHLHDLGATAATSAAAYAAYSAAMAAGRLAGDRLTARFGAPAAVRTGAAVAALGLATGLAGSTIAFALLGWAAFGLGLSVTIPSLITAAGQGGPRAVATVAVTGYVGLLAGPAVIGALATVTALPHALLLPALLAAAVAALAPKALEKPTP from the coding sequence GTGAAGCAGACCGCGGCGCCCGAGCTGGTGCGCAGCCGCCGCCTGCTGACCGGCTATTTCGCCGGCATGGGCGTGGTGATGGCCGTCTGGGGCGCACGCATGCCCGCCGTCCAGCACACCGCCGATCTGAGCACCGCCGGGCTCGCCCTGGTGTTGCTGGCCGCCGCCCTCGGCATGGTCGCCGGACTTCAGGCGGGCGGACGTCTCGCCCACCCGGCCCGCTTCCCCGTGCTTCTGACCTGCGGTGCCATTGCTCTCGCCGCCTGCCTTGCCGCCGTCGGGGTCTGCCGCAGCCTGGAGAGCCTGTTGGTGGCGGCGCTCGTCTTCGGCGCCGCGCACGGCGTCCTCGACGTCGCGGCCAATGCCGCAGCCGTCCGCTGCCAGGACGCCCACGCCCGCCCCATCATGGGGCGGCTGCACGCGAGTTACAGCCTCGGCGCCCTCACCGGTGCCGCACTGGCCGCCATCACCGCCCACACATCACACACCCTTCTGTTTGCCGTCGTGGCAGCTTGCGCCGCTGCGGCGGCAGGCGCTACCACGCGGCTCACCCACACCGTCGCCAGCCCTGCACTCGCGCCCGTCCACCACGGTGCCGCACTGGACCCGGACGAGCAGAGGAGATTGTCCCGGCGCCGATTGTGGCTGCTGGGCGCGCTGGCCGCTGCCACCCTGCTCGGCGAAGGAGCCGCCGCCGACTGGGCCTCCGTCCACCTGCACGACCTCGGCGCGACGGCCGCGACCAGCGCCGCGGCGTACGCCGCCTACAGCGCCGCCATGGCCGCAGGCCGCCTCGCCGGCGACCGGCTCACCGCCCGCTTCGGCGCTCCCGCCGCCGTCCGCACTGGTGCCGCGGTGGCCGCGCTCGGCCTCGCCACCGGTCTGGCCGGCTCGACCATCGCCTTCGCCCTGCTGGGCTGGGCGGCCTTCGGTCTGGGGCTGTCCGTCACCATCCCCAGCCTGATCACCGCCGCCGGACAGGGCGGACCCCGCGCGGTCGCCACCGTCGCGGTCACCGGCTACGTCGGCCTGCTCGCCGGACCCGCCGTCATCGGCGCCCTCGCCACCGTCACCGCCCTGCCGCACGCGCTGCTGCTGCCCGCCCTCCTCGCCGCAGCCGTCGCCGCCCTCGCCCCCAAAGCCCTGGAGAAGCCCACCCCTTGA
- a CDS encoding DUF317 domain-containing protein, producing the protein MTHPLENLDPGQTVQVLPRHLAGAGAIDPRTVWAFPFDDGWSFAQTDAGTATAFSPCLRLQTTYDPKPDQIGKGTWTINAHQAPFTPPTWQITFDATTPVELLHDVHTELLDLYLEDQHSDRDRLMQDETAPHEAYTPLLTRGWSHDVKTDGTQTFLTPEGLGGVRHRYANSSSREPAWRAWGGSPTEPHWRAHFWSGTPTTLVAAFTASLISTEPLHRAVKDVPLHTRRALYVATPTGKQPHGTTPVAPAASHPGLWPNPMTFPAP; encoded by the coding sequence ATGACCCACCCCTTGGAGAACCTCGACCCAGGCCAGACCGTGCAGGTGCTTCCCCGGCACCTCGCCGGAGCCGGCGCCATCGACCCCCGCACCGTATGGGCCTTCCCCTTTGACGACGGCTGGTCGTTCGCCCAGACCGACGCTGGCACCGCCACCGCGTTCAGCCCGTGCCTGCGGCTGCAGACCACCTACGATCCCAAGCCCGACCAGATCGGCAAGGGCACGTGGACCATCAACGCGCACCAGGCCCCGTTCACCCCGCCGACCTGGCAGATCACCTTCGACGCCACCACCCCCGTCGAGCTACTGCACGACGTCCACACCGAGCTACTCGACCTCTACCTCGAAGATCAGCACAGTGACAGGGACCGGCTGATGCAGGACGAGACCGCGCCGCACGAGGCGTACACGCCGCTGCTCACCCGCGGCTGGAGCCACGACGTCAAGACCGACGGCACACAGACATTCCTCACCCCGGAAGGACTCGGCGGCGTACGCCACCGCTACGCCAACAGCAGCTCCCGCGAGCCGGCTTGGCGAGCCTGGGGCGGGTCCCCGACCGAGCCGCACTGGAGGGCACACTTCTGGTCCGGCACACCCACCACGCTCGTCGCGGCCTTCACCGCCTCGCTGATCTCCACCGAGCCACTGCACCGCGCCGTGAAGGACGTCCCCCTCCACACCCGCCGCGCCCTCTACGTCGCCACCCCGACAGGCAAACAGCCGCACGGCACCACACCTGTTGCCCCCGCCGCCTCCCACCCCGGTCTCTGGCCGAACCCGATGACCTTCCCCGCCCCCTGA